The Primulina tabacum isolate GXHZ01 chromosome 7, ASM2559414v2, whole genome shotgun sequence genome includes a window with the following:
- the LOC142550739 gene encoding chaperone protein dnaJ 11, chloroplastic-like translates to MACTSPSLSIGRRFSASPAPTSLDQLSFRRPIQISARCATAERTWASPESALQTASFYDVLGIQACASGQEIKSAFRKLARVLHPDVSPSYGEDAKSASDEFMRVHAAYATLSDPEKRALYDITLSRRRRREAQLAAGASPVTSRRRRNWETDQCW, encoded by the coding sequence ATGGCTTGCACATCGCCGTCTCTCTCAATCGGCCGCAGATTCTCCGCATCTCCGGCTCCGACTTCTCTGGATCAGCTCAGTTTCCGCCGCCCGATCCAAATCTCCGCTCGTTGCGCAACAGCAGAAAGGACGTGGGCATCCCCTGAATCAGCTCTGCAGACGGCGTCGTTTTACGATGTCCTCGGGATCCAAGCCTGCGCATCGGGTCAGGAGATCAAGTCCGCCTTTAGGAAATTGGCGAGGGTCTTGCATCCCGACGTCTCGCCCAGCTATGGAGAAGATGCGAAGTCTGCTTCTGACGAATTTATGAGAGTGCACGCGGCTTATGCGACTCTCTCGGATCCGGAGAAGCGCGCGTTGTACGACATCACGCTCTCGCGGCGTCGTAGGAGGGAGGCGCAGCTGGCGGCGGGTGCTTCTCCGGTGACGAGCCGGCGGAGGCGGAATTGGGAGACTGATCAGTGTTGGTag
- the LOC142551627 gene encoding uncharacterized protein LOC142551627 isoform X5: protein MCRLQIAVKHLRAATTGSARLDVPYAGRLGRDAREGKRRQYNLIGSLLREVEPELMDGLIQATKDGDQSRFQDFLGTENLDINGEEEEDEEVEEGGEEDSINVAVADRWYDGLINKHICITNEIYSLREIEFDRQELRQLVRKVHATPEPQATSEEHGKPDATSVKARRSLACFLRGLVKQLPSN from the exons ATGTGTCGTCTTCAGATAGCGGTGAAACATCTAAGAGCCGCAACGACAGGAAGCGCGAGGCTCGACGTGCCGTACGCTGGG AGACTGGGCCGAGATGCTAGAGAAGGAAAGAGAAGGCAATATAATCTCATAG GAAGCCTGCTACGAGAAGTGGAGCCTGAATTAATGGATGGATTAATTCAGGCCACGAAAGATGGAGACCAGAGTAGGTTTCAAGATTTCTTAGGCACAGAAAACTTGGACATCAATGGTGAAGAAGAGGAAGACGAGGAAGTTGAAGAGGGGGGTGAAGAA GATTCGATTAACGTTGCTGTAGCCGACAGATGGTATGACGGTTTGATCAACAAGCACATTTGCATTACTAATGAAATTTATTCACTTCGTGAAATAGAGTTTGATCGACAG GAACTCCGACAACTGGTTAGGAAGGTTCATGCTACACCAGAGCCTCAGGCCACCTCAGAGGAACATGGAAAACCTGATGCTACTTCTGTGAAAGCTAGAAGATCACTCGCTTGTTTTCTCCGAGGTCTTGTGAAGCAGCTTCCATCCAACTAG
- the LOC142551627 gene encoding uncharacterized protein LOC142551627 isoform X2, with product MCRLQIAVKHLRAATTGSARLDVPYAGCKVAALEQEVYDALMLVKRLGRDAREGKRRQYNLIGDEIKKLISIVIIRAWLYTDPEILLREVEPELMDGLIQATKDGDQSRFQDFLGTENLDINGEEEEDEEVEEGGEEDSINVAVADRWYDGLINKHICITNEIYSLREIEFDRQELRQLVRKVHATPEPQATSEEHGKPDATSVKARRSLACFLRGLVKQLPSN from the exons ATGTGTCGTCTTCAGATAGCGGTGAAACATCTAAGAGCCGCAACGACAGGAAGCGCGAGGCTCGACGTGCCGTACGCTGGG TGCAAAGTGGCTGCTCTGGAGCAAGAGGTGTATGATGCTCTTATGCTAGTTAAG AGACTGGGCCGAGATGCTAGAGAAGGAAAGAGAAGGCAATATAATCTCATAG GAGATGAAATAAAGAAACTGATTTCTATTGTCATTATCAGAGCATGGTTATATACTGATCCTGAAAT CCTGCTACGAGAAGTGGAGCCTGAATTAATGGATGGATTAATTCAGGCCACGAAAGATGGAGACCAGAGTAGGTTTCAAGATTTCTTAGGCACAGAAAACTTGGACATCAATGGTGAAGAAGAGGAAGACGAGGAAGTTGAAGAGGGGGGTGAAGAA GATTCGATTAACGTTGCTGTAGCCGACAGATGGTATGACGGTTTGATCAACAAGCACATTTGCATTACTAATGAAATTTATTCACTTCGTGAAATAGAGTTTGATCGACAG GAACTCCGACAACTGGTTAGGAAGGTTCATGCTACACCAGAGCCTCAGGCCACCTCAGAGGAACATGGAAAACCTGATGCTACTTCTGTGAAAGCTAGAAGATCACTCGCTTGTTTTCTCCGAGGTCTTGTGAAGCAGCTTCCATCCAACTAG
- the LOC142551627 gene encoding uncharacterized protein LOC142551627 isoform X6: MLVKRLGRDAREGKRRQYNLIGDEIKKLISIVIIRAWLYTDPEILLREVEPELMDGLIQATKDGDQSRFQDFLGTENLDINGEEEEDEEVEEGGEEDSINVAVADRWYDGLINKHICITNEIYSLREIEFDRQELRQLVRKVHATPEPQATSEEHGKPDATSVKARRSLACFLRGLVKQLPSN, from the exons ATGCTAGTTAAG AGACTGGGCCGAGATGCTAGAGAAGGAAAGAGAAGGCAATATAATCTCATAG GAGATGAAATAAAGAAACTGATTTCTATTGTCATTATCAGAGCATGGTTATATACTGATCCTGAAAT CCTGCTACGAGAAGTGGAGCCTGAATTAATGGATGGATTAATTCAGGCCACGAAAGATGGAGACCAGAGTAGGTTTCAAGATTTCTTAGGCACAGAAAACTTGGACATCAATGGTGAAGAAGAGGAAGACGAGGAAGTTGAAGAGGGGGGTGAAGAA GATTCGATTAACGTTGCTGTAGCCGACAGATGGTATGACGGTTTGATCAACAAGCACATTTGCATTACTAATGAAATTTATTCACTTCGTGAAATAGAGTTTGATCGACAG GAACTCCGACAACTGGTTAGGAAGGTTCATGCTACACCAGAGCCTCAGGCCACCTCAGAGGAACATGGAAAACCTGATGCTACTTCTGTGAAAGCTAGAAGATCACTCGCTTGTTTTCTCCGAGGTCTTGTGAAGCAGCTTCCATCCAACTAG
- the LOC142551627 gene encoding uncharacterized protein LOC142551627 isoform X1, with translation MCRLQIAVKHLRAATTGSARLDVPYAGCKVAALEQEVYDALMLVKVFVVYFVLLPIKYHFRSMSLFAYILFGDVIVFKVLGFLSQRLGRDAREGKRRQYNLIGSLLREVEPELMDGLIQATKDGDQSRFQDFLGTENLDINGEEEEDEEVEEGGEEDSINVAVADRWYDGLINKHICITNEIYSLREIEFDRQELRQLVRKVHATPEPQATSEEHGKPDATSVKARRSLACFLRGLVKQLPSN, from the exons ATGTGTCGTCTTCAGATAGCGGTGAAACATCTAAGAGCCGCAACGACAGGAAGCGCGAGGCTCGACGTGCCGTACGCTGGG TGCAAAGTGGCTGCTCTGGAGCAAGAGGTGTATGATGCTCTTATGCTAGTTAAGGTGTTTGTTGTATATTTTGTGTTGTTGCCGATCAAGTACCACTTTAGAAGCATGTCCTTATTTGCTTATATATTGTTCGGTGATGTAATAGTATTTAAGGTGCTTGGTTTTTTGTCGCAGAGACTGGGCCGAGATGCTAGAGAAGGAAAGAGAAGGCAATATAATCTCATAG GAAGCCTGCTACGAGAAGTGGAGCCTGAATTAATGGATGGATTAATTCAGGCCACGAAAGATGGAGACCAGAGTAGGTTTCAAGATTTCTTAGGCACAGAAAACTTGGACATCAATGGTGAAGAAGAGGAAGACGAGGAAGTTGAAGAGGGGGGTGAAGAA GATTCGATTAACGTTGCTGTAGCCGACAGATGGTATGACGGTTTGATCAACAAGCACATTTGCATTACTAATGAAATTTATTCACTTCGTGAAATAGAGTTTGATCGACAG GAACTCCGACAACTGGTTAGGAAGGTTCATGCTACACCAGAGCCTCAGGCCACCTCAGAGGAACATGGAAAACCTGATGCTACTTCTGTGAAAGCTAGAAGATCACTCGCTTGTTTTCTCCGAGGTCTTGTGAAGCAGCTTCCATCCAACTAG
- the LOC142551626 gene encoding putative E3 ubiquitin-protein ligase LIN-1, giving the protein MSGNYRFEMDQKDIVRTLITTVGSFIQDRLIDKDRRTQHKEQCAERLAAEEPDTDKDREVRYSDQAVLANLDWGIDALEEAINTTNTETKMARLDYAEKMLQVCAMLNSSQKTAGVPNFYLSAWAHLNLAFLWKLRNNLNNSVLHIIEMFIIDPFFSRIDFAPELWKSLFLPQMNSIIGWYFEERSRIVTDVIPDTSDLSFSVDFDQYFNESLILSVRPEQAERIQRLEQLYGQSLDENTKLYAKYYKDCMNYDPSTSRKVIPMFPIAEPPMTPLHETSSRSIPDYVKFGPILPKSAGFSPVMRPQDDSRKASRLNITSTPSENQENFTAWATQEEIPDEREDFCDDLNVVAGTQDGAHDNVGKGFGVPKVDDTRSIVSNSSIRLKKDEETISRRQLVKLKSWGQSPRNSSPTDSPKTPPNISSPKEDTSSRKVQTTMLRLLSTGAMDSSVSTSRPGSPLSFCDNSSIGSRDSNGEMAGHAKSSNRSTSNTRSVRQVFSESVHGNSLNQGDEGSQRVAHSPRSEIVTPQSRPPKDFVCPITGQIFNDPVTLETGQTYERKAIQEWMNRGNTTCPITRQPFSAVSLPKTNYVLKRLITSWKEQHPDLAQEFSCSETPRNFLSNMESESILSYTSNVPGDRSINNETEHKPQRFTRTGLSTSPTSVISQASVEMMINALKPYILCLCNSEDLQECEAAVLMIASIWGDLNVDSAINSYLSSPTIVNGFMEILSASLNNDVLRTTIYILSKLIQSDESVGELLTSIDTDFYYLADLLKKGLAESATIMYMLRPSFSHLSSHNLTPTLVHIISNKNEDSADLKFAIAPKDAAIALLEQIVVGGDESDMSRNAVDVISENGIPALLNSLNRVYERQAVVSILLSCVRIDMTCRNMVANGIELSLVLELFHGGNDSVRGLCVEFFCELVQLSRRTLSNKILQMIKEEGTFSTMHTLLVYLQMSPMEQKPAIATLLLQLDLLDAPRKMSIYREEAMAALLEALQRKDFPSSQILALGALSSLSGHSRASKKPSMDSWLLKMAGLDQPYNSVVGGEEVKTEETEFCETMNDEERASRSWERRMAFVLSNHEKGAIFKALNECFTSNPIDIAKSCLVVATWLVHMLYSFPDCGIRDVARKSLLDKFINVLQSSKNNEDKILAALAVRGFISEPVGLNEVAVYAKSMWKILRRLKKICTVAHDIMKALMNMSSIDPADLWSCVEGPELDVSMNGEIFSMLHIKNRLISSHADGTIKVWDTGRKTPRLIQEVREHSKAVTCLYVPPSLDKLYSGSLDKTIRVWSIKQDEIYCIQVHDVKESVVLLTANASYACYASQGHGVKVYNWSGVSRHINLNKQIKCLTFHGHKLYCGSSGYTIQEVDLRTLTSSTFYSGAKKLLGKQTIHSLEIHGGLVFAGGTSVDGTAGKVFSLSNKAVIGSLSTGLEIHQIAVNNDFIFAATKCGVIEVWHKERMTNITHIKTRCGGSARITSLVMDSEGQKLFAGTSDGKIQAWSLD; this is encoded by the exons ATGTCTGGGAATTATAGGTTTGAAATGGACCAAAAGGATATAGTTAGAACACTGATCACCACTGTGGGAAGTTTCATTCAAGATAGATTAATAGATAAAGATCGAAGAACTCAGCACAAAGAACAATGTGCTGAGAGATTAGCGGCTGAGGAGCCAGACACCGACAAAGATAGAGAAGTAAGGTACTCAGATCAAGCAGTTTTAGCAAATCTTGATTGGGGGATTGATGCTCTCGAGGAAGCAATCAACACAACTAATACAGAAACTAAGATGGCTCGTTTAGACTATGCGGAAAAGATGTTACAAGTGTGTGCTATGTTAAATTCAAGTCAGAAAACAGCAGGAGTCCCAAACTTTTACCTCTCGGCTTGGGCTCATTTGAATCTCGCATTCTTGTGGAAGTTGAGGAATAATTTGAACAATTCGGTTCTTCATATTATAGAGATGTTTATAATAGACCCTTTTTTCTCGCGGATTGATTTTGCTCCCGAGCTCTGGAAATCTCTATTCCTTCCTCAGATGAACTCGATTATTGGGTGGTACTTCGAGGAGAGGAGTCGGATAGTGACGGATGTGATTCCGGACACGTCCGACTTGTCGTTTTCTGTGGATTTTGATCAGTATTTTAACGAATCTTTAATCTTGTCCGTGAGGCCTGAGCAAGCCGAGAGAATTCAGCGGTTGGAGCAGCTTTATGGGCAGTCTTTGGATGAGAATACAAAGCTTTACGCCAAGTACTATAAGGATTGCATGAACTATGATCCTTCTACTAGCAGGAAGGTAATTCCTATGTTTCCTATTGCAGAGCCACCAATGACTCCCCTACACGAGACCAGCAGCCGGTCGATTCCTGATTACGTAAAATTTGGTCCGATTCTGCCTAAGAGTGCTGGATTTTCTCCAGTTATGAGACCTCAAGATGATTCAAGGAAAGCTTCCAG ATTGAATATAACTTCAACCCCTTCGGAGAATCAGGAGAACTTCACTGCTTGGGCCACTCAG GAGGAAATCCCCGACGAGCGTGAAGATTTTTGTGACGATCTTAATGTAGTTGCAGGAACTCAAGATGGAGCACATGATAATGTTGGCAAGGGATTTGGTGTACCAAAGGTCGATGACACAAGATCAATTGTCTCTAATAGCAGCATCAGACTAAAGAAAGATGAAGAGACTATATCCCGAAGACAACTAGTTAAACTGAAAAGTTGGGGACAATCTCCTCGAAATAGCTCTCCAACAGATTCACCTAAAACTCCTCCAAATATTTCATCTCCAAAAGAGGATACAAGTTCTAGAAAGGTCCAAACAACCATGCTGCGACTCCTCTCCACTGGTGCCATGGATTCCTCAGTTTCAACTTCTCGACCTGGTTCTCCACTTTCATTCTGTGATAATTCAAGCATTGGTTCACGAGACTCCAATGGAGAAATGGCA GGACATGCAAAGTCCTCGAATAGAAGTACCAGTAATACTCGAAGTGTAAGACAAGTATTTTCAGAGAG TGTTCATGGGAATTCTCTAAATCAAGGTGATGAAGGAAGCCAGAGAGTCGCACATTCTCCACGATCCGAGATAGTGACTCCTCAGTCGAGGCCCCCAAAAGATTTTGTCTGCCCTATAACTGGTCAAATCTTCAATGATCCTGTCACCCTCGAAACGGGACAAACATATGAAAGGAAAGCCATCCAAGAATGGATGAATAGAGGAAACACAACTTGCCCCATTACCAGACAGCCTTTCTCTGCCGTTTCACTCCCTAAGACGAATTATGTTCTCAAGAGGCTGATAACCTCTTGGAAAGAACAACATCCTGACCTTGCTCAGGAATTTTCATGCTCTGAAACGCCACGAAACTTTTTGAGCAACATGGAATCAGAATCCATTCTATCTTACACGTCCAATGTTCCAGGTGACCGGAGCATCAATAATGAAACAGAACATAAACCTCAAAGATTCACACGAACAGGACTTTCCACATCTCCGACCAGTGTGATATCTCAAGCATCTGTTGAAATGATGATCAATGCGTTGAAACCTTACATTCTGTGTCTTTGTAATTCTGAGGACTTGCAGGAATGTGAAGCTGCTGTCTTGATGATAGCCAGCATCTGGGGGGACTTGAACGTGGATTCGGCTATTAATTCGTATTTATCTTCACCTACTATAGTAAATGGATTTATGGAAATACTGTCGGCATCATTGAACAATGATGTTCTCAGAACAACAATTTACATACTTTCGAAGCTTATTCAATCGGATGAGAGTGTCGGTGAACTTCTGACAAGCATCGACACAGATTTCTACTATCTGGCTGATTTATTGAAAAAAGGTCTTGCCGAATCTGCTACTATTATGTATATGCTCAGGCCGTCGTTCTCTCATCTTTCTTCGCACAATCTTACACCCACACTTGTACATATAATTTCGAACAAAAACGAAGATTCAGCTGATCTTAAATTTGCTATAGCACCCAAAGATGCTGCTATAGCATTGCTTGAGCAAATTGTCGTGGGAGGAGATGAGAGCGACATGTCACGTAACGCAGTGGATGTTATCTCCGAAAATGGAATCCCAGCTCTGCTGAATTCCCTGAATAGGGTTTATGAAAGACAAGCTGTTGTATCTATACTCTTGAGTTGCGTTAGAATTGACATGACCTGCAGGAATATGGTGGCTAATGGAATTGAATTATCTCTAGTTCTCGAGTTATTTCATGGTGGAAATGATAGTGTAAGAGGATTATGTGTAGAGTTTTTCTGTGAATTAGTTCAGCTGAGCCG GAGAACACTAAGCAACAAGATTTTGCAAATGATTAAAGAAGAGGGAACATTTAGTACAATGCACACCCTCTTGGTCTATTTGCAAATGTCTCCAATGGAGCAAAAGCCTGCCATTGCTACTCTTCTTCTTCAGCTTGACCTTTTG GACGCTCCTCGGAAGATGAGCATATATAGGGAAGAAGCCATGGCAGCACTGTTAGAGGCACTTCAAAGAAAAGATTTCCCATCTTCTCAAATCTTGGCCCTTGGTGCACTATCATCTCTTTCGGGACATTCAAGAGCTTCAAAGAAGCCATCTATGGATTCTTGGCTGCTAAAAATGGCAGGGTTAGACCAACCATATAATTCTGTAGTAGGAGGGGAGGAAGTGAAGACAGAAGAAACAGAATTTTGCGAAACAATG AATGACGAAGAGAGAGCATCAAGGAGTTGGGAGAGAAGAATGGCGTTCGTACTTTCTAATCATGAGAAAGGCGCTATTTTTAAAGCTCTGAATGAATGTTTTACAAGCAATCCCATTGATATAGCAAAATCTTGTCTAGTGGTGGCCACATGGCTTGTGCACATGCTTTATAGTTTCCCTGATTGTGGAATAAGGGATGTAGCTCGTAAATCATTGCTTGACAAGTTCATTAACGTGCTACAATCGTCAAAGAACAATGAGGACAAAATACTGGCTGCACTTGCTGTTAGAGGATTCATCAGTGAACCAG TTGGACTGAATGAAGTCGCGGTATATGCCAAAAGTATGTGGAAAATCTTAAGGCGTCTCAAGAAAATTTGCACGGTGGCACATGATATAATGAAAGCATtgatgaacatgtcatccattGACCCA GCAGATCTATGGTCTTGTGTTGAGGGCCCTGAGCTCGACGTGTCCATGAATGGCGAAATTTTCTCTATGCTTCATATTAAGAATCGATTGATAAGCAGCCACGCGGATGGAACCATAAAA GTGTGGGACACAGGAAGGAAGACTCCTCGATTAATTCAAGAAGTTCGTGAACACTCGAAGGCTGTTACATGCCTTTATGTCCCACCTTCACTCGACAAGCTGTACAGTGGATCTTTAGACAAAACTATTCGA GTTTGGTCGATCAAACAGGATGAAATTTACTGTATTCAGGTACACGATGTGAAAGAATCTGTGGTTTTGTTGACAGCAAATGCTAGTTATGCTTGCTATGCTTCTCAAGGGCATGGTGTTAAG GTTTATAACTGGTCGGGCGTTTCAAGACACATTAACTTAAACAAACAAATCAAGTGCCTTACCTTTCATGGCCATAAACTCTACTGCGGTTCCTCTGGTTACACGATCCAG GAGGTGGATTTAAGAACACTAACATCATCAACATTCTACTCTGGTGCCAAAAAGTTACTAGGCAAACAAACAATCCACTCACTTGAAATTCACGGTGGCCTCGTATTTGCTGGTGGAACTTCTGTTGATGGTACAGCAGGAAAG GTGTTTTCGCTGTCCAACAAGGCAGTGATTGGGTCGTTGTCGACTGGCCTCGAAATTCATCAGATTGCTGTAAATAATGACTTCATATTTGCTGCCACAAAATGTGGGGTTATTGAAGTTTGGCATAAAGAAAGAATGACAAATATTACGCATATTAAAACGAGATGTGGAGGGAGTGCAAGAATTACGTCTCTCGTGATGGATTCAGAAGGGCAAAAGCTATTTGCTGGAACCTCGGATGGCAAAATCCAG GCTTGGAGTTTGGACTGA
- the LOC142551627 gene encoding uncharacterized protein LOC142551627 isoform X3 codes for MLVKVFVVYFVLLPIKYHFRSMSLFAYILFGDVIVFKVLGFLSQRLGRDAREGKRRQYNLIGDEIKKLISIVIIRAWLYTDPEILLREVEPELMDGLIQATKDGDQSRFQDFLGTENLDINGEEEEDEEVEEGGEEDSINVAVADRWYDGLINKHICITNEIYSLREIEFDRQELRQLVRKVHATPEPQATSEEHGKPDATSVKARRSLACFLRGLVKQLPSN; via the exons ATGCTAGTTAAGGTGTTTGTTGTATATTTTGTGTTGTTGCCGATCAAGTACCACTTTAGAAGCATGTCCTTATTTGCTTATATATTGTTCGGTGATGTAATAGTATTTAAGGTGCTTGGTTTTTTGTCGCAGAGACTGGGCCGAGATGCTAGAGAAGGAAAGAGAAGGCAATATAATCTCATAG GAGATGAAATAAAGAAACTGATTTCTATTGTCATTATCAGAGCATGGTTATATACTGATCCTGAAAT CCTGCTACGAGAAGTGGAGCCTGAATTAATGGATGGATTAATTCAGGCCACGAAAGATGGAGACCAGAGTAGGTTTCAAGATTTCTTAGGCACAGAAAACTTGGACATCAATGGTGAAGAAGAGGAAGACGAGGAAGTTGAAGAGGGGGGTGAAGAA GATTCGATTAACGTTGCTGTAGCCGACAGATGGTATGACGGTTTGATCAACAAGCACATTTGCATTACTAATGAAATTTATTCACTTCGTGAAATAGAGTTTGATCGACAG GAACTCCGACAACTGGTTAGGAAGGTTCATGCTACACCAGAGCCTCAGGCCACCTCAGAGGAACATGGAAAACCTGATGCTACTTCTGTGAAAGCTAGAAGATCACTCGCTTGTTTTCTCCGAGGTCTTGTGAAGCAGCTTCCATCCAACTAG
- the LOC142551627 gene encoding uncharacterized protein LOC142551627 isoform X4 — MCRLQIAVKHLRAATTGSARLDVPYAGCKVAALEQEVYDALMLVKRLGRDAREGKRRQYNLIGSLLREVEPELMDGLIQATKDGDQSRFQDFLGTENLDINGEEEEDEEVEEGGEEDSINVAVADRWYDGLINKHICITNEIYSLREIEFDRQELRQLVRKVHATPEPQATSEEHGKPDATSVKARRSLACFLRGLVKQLPSN; from the exons ATGTGTCGTCTTCAGATAGCGGTGAAACATCTAAGAGCCGCAACGACAGGAAGCGCGAGGCTCGACGTGCCGTACGCTGGG TGCAAAGTGGCTGCTCTGGAGCAAGAGGTGTATGATGCTCTTATGCTAGTTAAG AGACTGGGCCGAGATGCTAGAGAAGGAAAGAGAAGGCAATATAATCTCATAG GAAGCCTGCTACGAGAAGTGGAGCCTGAATTAATGGATGGATTAATTCAGGCCACGAAAGATGGAGACCAGAGTAGGTTTCAAGATTTCTTAGGCACAGAAAACTTGGACATCAATGGTGAAGAAGAGGAAGACGAGGAAGTTGAAGAGGGGGGTGAAGAA GATTCGATTAACGTTGCTGTAGCCGACAGATGGTATGACGGTTTGATCAACAAGCACATTTGCATTACTAATGAAATTTATTCACTTCGTGAAATAGAGTTTGATCGACAG GAACTCCGACAACTGGTTAGGAAGGTTCATGCTACACCAGAGCCTCAGGCCACCTCAGAGGAACATGGAAAACCTGATGCTACTTCTGTGAAAGCTAGAAGATCACTCGCTTGTTTTCTCCGAGGTCTTGTGAAGCAGCTTCCATCCAACTAG